The Vitis vinifera cultivar Pinot Noir 40024 chromosome 7, ASM3070453v1 genomic interval aaacCCTTCAGTGATGAGATTCCATCTCCAAAACTACACCCGCCAAGAACAAAATCTAGCTTATGCCTCAACTCTCAGTTCCTCTGTTGCCCGTCCCTCTTCTTCCAACTCCTTGACTGCTCTTATTAGACCCCTTGTGATCCCATTGAGATGCAATCCATTCTGTTTCATTTCTTCAAGCAACTTCTCTGCAGTTTGCCAATCTAAAGCCTTCAGACAGAGAGATTGAATCAACTTGTTGTATTCATCGGTATTGGGCTGGACACCATGCTCCTTCATTTCACCTAACAACTCCACAGCCTTGTCAAATTGTTCAAGTTTGCAGTACCCGCGAATAAGCGTATGGTAGGTCACAGGACTCAATTTGGAATGGTTCCTTTTGGCTTCTGATAACACTCTACAAGCCTCCTCCATCATGCCACCATGTGCATAACCACTCATAATAACACTGTAAGTGTACACATCTGGTTTCAGCCCCCGAGTCTCCATCaacttcatcatcttcatcgCCTCTTCCATCTCTCCAGCCTTGGACAGGCCATTGATGACAAAATTAAAAACTGCATTTCCAGGAGGTGGGCCAGCTTCAATCATCTTCAAAAGTAATCTTTTAGCCCCATCAACATCTTTGCTCCTACACAACCCTCGAATCACAGCTGTGTAGGGCTTGATTGCATATTTGCACTCTTCTCCGGAAAAATCATCCAACATCTCCACTGCCATTGAGATGGTTCCATCCTCTCGACATAGCGAGGCAATCAAGAAGTTAACAGTCGTCTTAGGTGGGTATTTGTTCTTCTCCTTTGCCAACAAGTAAACCAAATATGCATCTTTAACCTTTCTCCCTTTACAGAACCAAGAAATGATGTTCCAAACCTTCTCACTATCCGGCAAGCTACTAGCATTAAGCATCTTCTCACAAACAGACAAAGCCCAATCGAAGATGGAGCGCCTGCACAGTGCTTCTATCGTAAAATAGTAGGAATCAGCATTGGGTTCACACCCATATTCTCCAAACGCATTGAACACCTCAAGCCCAGCCTTCCCTTTACCCAATTTCGCAAATTGGGCTATCAATTCATTCAGAATCCCCACATTCAGCACACCATTCTCCTTCTCACCAATCTCCTTAACCAAATCCCACAATGAATATGTATCCTTCCTCCTAACACTCTGACAAACAGCCCGAACAAGAGCATCTACAGCTCGGGTAGTTACTGAAAACCCCGGATTCTTCCAAGACCATTTGAAAAACCCAATCAAATTGTTGGCAGGAACAAAAGGGGTTTCCAGTACTCTCACCACAAACTCTTCGTTTAGACTCAAGCCCATGGCATTAAAGCTTGATTCCAAAGACCCAACAGCATCTCCACTACTCTGTAGCAGAGACAGAACGCTCTCCAATTTATCCAAATCGACCTCAAAGCCCTCACTCTTATCCAAATCAACCTCAAAACCCTCAATCTGGGTACCATCGTTTTCATCAGAAATAGGTGAAAAGTGCTGGTCCTCCGATTCAGATGGACTACAAATGGCCGATTCAATTGTGGAGTCATCATCGCCATCTATATCAGGGGAAAGATTCGAGAAAAATCTAGGGTTTTGGGAGACAAGGAAAGAGGGTTTAGGGGTTGAGAAATGCTGAAATCTTGAAATGAGGGCCAGTTGAGAGGAAGAGGAACATACCACACTAGGGTTTGGGATTGTTCGGAACTTCTTCGCGGCGTTCTTGAACAGAGAAACTGTTGCTGATCTCCACatctctttgcttcttctcttTGTGTCTCTTAGGGTTTGGAGAAATCCCACTCTAGGGTTTTGAATAGTTGGTGCCTTTTTCCAGAATCGTTCAGTTTCAGGTCTACGCTTCGCCTGGGCCGGGCCTATCCCCACAAATGTGTTTGGCccaatatattataattttaatattcaatatAACATTTCTTTATAATCACATCCAAATGTCCAATAGTAAAATTCTACTGCCAATGACTCGTTTCCAACGAATCCAACCTTTCATCTCAGCCGTTGATGTTACATcatggaataaaaaatatatgaaaaaaagagatttaagattttttttaaaaaatcgaCTTAAAATTTTGGCTTGAATTTcgtttgaatatatatatatatatattattgctGTTTTTAATAACAAGAAATAGTAGTAATTTCCACATAAAATATAgaatctctttaaaaaaaaatacatgaatatcatttttagaacttttaaaatttgaataagtaaattttttttaatatctgaaattttttaaatgatttctaaaaatcattatcCTTTCAAGTAAATTCTtagaaataggaaaaaaaaaaaaaaaagtatccaAACAAGAGCTTAATTAGATTAAATTTCAACTAATATGCCATCTTCATTACTTGAAATTTAAAGGATGTGGGTAATATTGTTTGCAAGTAGAATTTTAAGATTCTTATTGGATTCTTTAAACCGATCATAGGTATAGTATAGGagcaaatttcattaaatacaaATGATATTAAAGTAGATTTCCCTACCTTGGTATGGTGATCTGTTTGGCCCCATAAGGGGTGCCGGTTTGTTTAGTACAACAATTTTGTGGGATACAATAAGAACGTTGTGTTAACATAAAAGTGGGGGAGGGGGTGTCTGTGACTCTCTTAAGCCCTTTTAAGCCCAAAACAGACGATATTTACATAATTGGTTCAGAttgttacaaaaataaaaggatgaaGAAGCCACCGGCATGAACTTCGTGATGGGCAAATCAGTTccaaatatgttcataaatttttgtttaCAGATGGGCAAAATCTTATTTGTAACAGCATAGTGTAAAATTCAGAATTAAGTTCAAAAGCTTCTTCTTTAGAAGACTATATTCATGGGATGATGCATGATTCTAGAGCATCATAGTCACCTACAATCTCTTCATTTCTAGGGTTTTTACAAACATGTACTCTCAGTTTGATTCTACAAATTAAGACTCATCTTCAAGCTCTGCGCCAAATGCCTCCAGCCGTTCAGCATCTGCGTCCAGATCCCGCACCAAGGCATGGTTGACAGAACCATCATCTTCACTGGCATGTATCTGCCTTCCACCAAACCTGAATTGGAAACAATCAGATTCATTACAATTAAGCAAATGATTAGGATCCTGGTTCAACGAACCAAAAACCATGCTCATGCTCATTAAACAGAAACCCTAAGGAAAAACagaagtaaaaaggaaaaaatatcaaCCCATTGCAAGATTTAAGAGAGCCGAAAGGACTTCAATCACCATGACCACAAGAGACCTAACAGCACAGATTCATTACACAACGGGTACCTACCACAAGAAcaatattgaaaagaaaagaggatCTATGCCATGTCCAAAAAAGATTTATGAATGCAGGGAGAGTGGACACGACTCGATTCAGGTTGAAGGTGCCCCAAGGGATCCTTGTAGAGGCAGTGAGAAAGACATAACCAACTTATGTCATCCTCAAGGCTTAATCCAACTGTCAAAGGTTCAACTACTCTAAATAGGGTTGAATGATAAGTTGAGTCAGGTATGTCAAAATGTAGTTTCAGATGAAGCTGATGTactctttattaaaaaatattactgGTATTGTTGGTCACTTGCCAGAATTTGGCTTGTAAATGTTTGCTATGTTCAATGCTACTAAACCCCACTAACAAGGGAGGAAAATCTCCACTAAGTGTTAAAAAGTCACAGTAAAGGTAAAGATTTGGACCCTACCCAATTTGCTAATTCTTGACCATTTGTAGAAACTATGGATATGGGGTCAAAAAGACCATCCAACATAAGCAAATG includes:
- the LOC100265536 gene encoding small ribosomal subunit protein mS80 (rPPR6) gives rise to the protein MWRSATVSLFKNAAKKFRTIPNPSVVCSSSSQLALISRFQHFSTPKPSFLVSQNPRFFSNLSPDIDGDDDSTIESAICSPSESEDQHFSPISDENDGTQIEGFEVDLDKSEGFEVDLDKLESVLSLLQSSGDAVGSLESSFNAMGLSLNEEFVVRVLETPFVPANNLIGFFKWSWKNPGFSVTTRAVDALVRAVCQSVRRKDTYSLWDLVKEIGEKENGVLNVGILNELIAQFAKLGKGKAGLEVFNAFGEYGCEPNADSYYFTIEALCRRSIFDWALSVCEKMLNASSLPDSEKVWNIISWFCKGRKVKDAYLVYLLAKEKNKYPPKTTVNFLIASLCREDGTISMAVEMLDDFSGEECKYAIKPYTAVIRGLCRSKDVDGAKRLLLKMIEAGPPPGNAVFNFVINGLSKAGEMEEAMKMMKLMETRGLKPDVYTYSVIMSGYAHGGMMEEACRVLSEAKRNHSKLSPVTYHTLIRGYCKLEQFDKAVELLGEMKEHGVQPNTDEYNKLIQSLCLKALDWQTAEKLLEEMKQNGLHLNGITRGLIRAVKELEEEGRATEELRVEA